A single region of the Sorghum bicolor cultivar BTx623 chromosome 7, Sorghum_bicolor_NCBIv3, whole genome shotgun sequence genome encodes:
- the LOC8069666 gene encoding uncharacterized protein LOC8069666: MAYSPSSAPTSPLPRQLLRYVSSGLVAALHRPAPTISLPGAPRGVDAAAAASQRLRVIVSRAAPSPKGRPAAPRQGSCGHVHAAPAMATIAARVVTPMRRPTPPGPPAQGSGGKVHAVSPAATATLLMRGPAPPSRPAEGSGGKVHAVSPAATARVLMRGPAPPGSPAEGAGGRGGIINAIPS; encoded by the coding sequence ATGGCGTATTCGCCATCGTCTGCACCAACTAGCCCGCTCCCGCGGCAGCTGCTGCGGTATGTGTCGTCCGGCCTGGTCGCCGCCCTCCACCGCCCAGCTCCAACCATCAGCTTGCCGGGCGCGCCGCGGGGAGTTgacgcggctgcggcggcgtccCAGCGGCTCCGGGTGATCGTGAGCAGAGCCGCTCCTTCCCCGAAAGGGCGCCCCGCCGCGCCGAGGCAAGGCAGCTGCGGGCATGTCCATGCCGCTCCGGCGATGGCGACGATAGCAGCGCGCGTGGTTACGCCTATGCGACGGCCCACGCCGCCTGGTCCCCCGGCACAGGGCAGCGGCGGAAAAGTTCATGCCGTGTcaccggcggcgacggcgactcTGCTTATGCGAGGACCAGCTCCGCCAAGCCGGCCTGCGGAAGGAAGCGGCGGAAAAGTTCATGCCGTgtcgccggcggcgacggcgcgTGTGCTTATGCGAGGGCCCGCGCCGCCTGGTTCCCCGGCAGAAGGCGCCGGCGGCCGTGGTGGGATCATCAATGCTATTCCTTCTTGA
- the LOC110437403 gene encoding collagen alpha-1(I) chain-like, with translation MYSIGSRSPPTPSLKVVTAAMASSPSAPTSPLPQSRGSCCATCPGLGVALDRRAPPTTIISLPSAPQELDVDVDVDVAASQSQLLQAAAPSPKGRPGGAPRQGSGGHVRAAAPAAMATVASLVMPSRRPTSPPAGPSAQGSGGKIHAAETQTPAGAARVVIMRGPPAPPGPPAQGSGGKFHAVSPAATAARVLMRGPAPPGPPAEGAGGRGGIIHAFAS, from the coding sequence ATGTACTCGATCGGAAGCCGATCACCACCGACACCAAGTCTCAAGGTCGTCACGGCCGCCATGGCGTCGTCGCCGTCAGCGCCAACTAGCCCGCTCCCGCAGTCCCGCGGCAGTTGCTGCGCTACGTGTCCCGGCCTGGGCGTCGCGCTCGATCGCCGAGCGCCTCCGACGACCATAATCAGTCTGCCGAGTGCGCCGCAGGAACTGGATGTGGATGTGGATGTGGATGTGGCGGCGTCCCAGTCCCAGCTGCTGCAGGCCGCCGCTCCTTCCCCGAAAGGGCGCCCCGGCGGCGCGCCGAGGCAAGGCAGCGGCGGACATGTCCGTGCCGCCGCTCCGGCGGCGATGGCGACGGTAGCCAGCTTGGTTATGCCTTCGCGACGGCCCACGTCGCCGCCTGCTGGTCCCTCGGCACAGGGCAGCGGCGGCAAAATCCATGCCGCGGAAACGCAAACGCCGGCTGGGGCAGCGCGTGTGGTTATTATGCGAGGACCACCAGCTCCACCAGGTCCCCCTGCACAAGGCAGCGGCGGAAAGTTTCATGCCGTgtcgccggcggcgacggcggcgcgtgTGCTTATGCGAGGGCCCGCGCCGCCTGGTCCACCGGCAGAAGGCGCCGGCGGCCGTGGTGGAATCATCCATGCTTTTGCTTCTTGA
- the LOC110437377 gene encoding uncharacterized protein LOC110437377 — protein sequence MASSSSLSFPLHLLLYTPSSSSSTRLRPSTAYRPSPSARLLQMQPTTKGGRLKSVTVVTAAAASYEDEAAAVVGNHGGDDDGVAATTSLHRVVADDGVALTPELRVVGGRGALCSSPKGRPAGPTREDDGGGKTHDAAAPTFVKRARGPTPPCLPAEGSGGNGGCKH from the coding sequence ATGGCGTCCTCTTCTTCCCTCTCCTTCCCGCTTCACCTCCTTCTTTACACGCCGTCGTCGTCATCCTCCACTCGCCTCCGGCCGAGCACGGCGTACCGACCTTCGCCTTCTGCCCGCCTGCTGCAGATGCAGCCGACGACCAAAGGCGGCCGCCTCAAATCCGTCACCGTCGTCACGGCCGCCGCCGCTTCGTACGAGGACGAAGCCGCCGCAGTAGTAGGGAAccacggcggcgacgacgacggcgtcgCTGCGACGACGAGTCTGCATCGTGTGGTGGCCGACGACGGGGTTGCGCTTACGCCCGAGCTGCGGGTAGTAGGTGGCCGCGGCGCTCTTTGTTCATCGCCCAAGGGACGCCCGGCCGGCCCGACAAGGgaagacgacggcggcggcaagaCCCATGATGCGGCGGCACCGACGTTTGTGAAGCGAGCACGAGGCCCGACGCCGCCTTGTCTGCCGGCGGAAGGATCCGGCGGCAATGGCGGGTGCAAACATTAA